A region from the Drosophila takahashii strain IR98-3 E-12201 chromosome 2L, DtakHiC1v2, whole genome shotgun sequence genome encodes:
- the LOC138914898 gene encoding uncharacterized protein translates to MFSHLDSRLKQIFSNVDTPFGGISVIVFGDLRQLRPVCDRWIFQPPSHDPYSAIFGSHLWSPFRFFELTEIMRQRDDQPFAIALNNMASGQMSSEDIVLLRGRTSVESQIPNDAIHLFSSNQDTDRYNREKLNSIPTDQFISEAIDSVKSAHISSEQGNRCLEQARALKTSETQGLCTSLILKTTAKYMMTVNVDTSDGLVNGATGVLREIGFNTSNSPNILWIQFLDDIKNI, encoded by the coding sequence ATGTTTTCCCATCTGGACTCTCGCCTTAAGCAAATTTTCTCCAACGTTGATACTCCCTTCGGAGGCATTTCGGTCATTGTGTTCGGCGATCTTAGGCAATTGCGGCCAGTTTGTGATCGTTGGATTTTCCAGCCGCCGTCGCATGATCCATACAGCGCTATATTTGGATCCCACCTCTGGAGTCCTTTTAGGTTTTTCGAGCTCACAGAGATAATGCGACAGCGAGATGACCAGCCGTTTGCAATAGCACTCAACAACATGGCGTCTGGCCAAATGTCGTCTGAAGATATTGTCCTACTTAGAGGCCGCACTTCCGTAGAAAGTCAGATTCCAAATGACGCCATTCACCTTTTTTCAAGCAATCAGGACACAGACCGATACAATAGGGAGAAGCTCAACTCGATTCCCACTGATCAGTTCATTTCGGAAGCCATTGACTCTGTAAAATCTGCACATATTAGCTCAGAGCAGGGAAACAGATGTCTGGAGCAAGCTAGGGCATTAAAAACATCTGAGACACAAGGTTTGTGTACCTCGCTCATTCTAAAAACCACTGCTAAATACATGATGACGGTCAATGTAGACACATCAGATGGTCTCGTAAACGGAGCCACTGGTGTCCTTAGGGAGATAGGTTTCAACACGTCCAACTCTCCAAATATTCTTTGGATACAATTTTTAGATGACATTAAAAACATCTGA